The bacterium nucleotide sequence AGAATTCAAGGCCCGTGTGGCCCTCGAGGCACTGGTGGGCGACAAGACGCTCGCAGAGTTCGCAGCCCGGCACGACGTCCATCCCAACATGATTGCGCAGTGGAAACGCCAGGCGAAGGAGTGAAC carries:
- a CDS encoding transposase, with product MALEALVGDKTLAEFAARHDVHPNMIAQWKRQAKE